The following DNA comes from Spirulina major PCC 6313.
GTTCTGGCGTAGCCCCCCGCAAATCCGGCATTATCTGCGCCGATGTGCCCTGTGATCATGGCGATCGCTTCACCATCGGCGACATCACCGTGACCGCGATCGCCACCCCTGGTCACACCAACTGCGACATGAGCTACTTGATCAACGACACCCACCTGCTCACCGGCGATAGCCTCTTCATCCGAGGCTGTGGCCGCACCGATTTCCAAAGCGGCGATGCGGGTCAACTCTACGACTCCATCACCCAGCATCTGTTTACCCTGCCGGATCATGTCCTCGTCTATCCGGGTCACGACTATCGCGGCCAAACCGTCTCCACCATTGGCGAAGAAAAGCAACATAATCCCCGCCTGGCCGGACAAAGCCGTGATCAGTTCATTACTCTGATGAGTGGTCTTGATCTCCCCAATCCGAAAAAAATCATGGAAGCAGTGCCGGCAAACCAACATTGCGGCCAAGTTGCCTAGACTCTCCACTTTTCGCGTTTCAACCCCTACCCTTCGGAGTATCCATCCATGACCACGATTAACACCCAACTCGAAGCGATCGCCCCCACCACCCTCCAGCAATGGTTAGCAGAAGATCGCGTCACCCTCGTTGATGTGCGCGAACCTTCCGAACACGCCGGCGAAAAAATAGCCGGGTCTCACCTCGTCCCCCTCTCCCGCTTTGAACCCGCTCAACTGCCCCACGAAGCCGGCAAGCCCGTCGTCCTCTATTGCCAAACCGGCAACCGTTCCACCGAAGCCGCCCGCCATCTCATCCTCGCCGGCTATGAATCCGTGATTCACCTCGACGGCGGCATCACCGCTTGGAAGCAAGCCGGACATCCCACCCAAGTCAACAAAAACGCACCGATCAGCATCATGCGCCAAGTGCAAATGATTGCCGGGAGTTTAGTTCTCACGGGGACTCTCTTGGGGGCCTTTGTCTCGCCTTGGTTCTTGATTTTGAGTGGGTTTGTGGGCGCGGGGCTAACCTTTGCAGGGCTGTCGGGAACCTGTGCCATGGCGATGCTGTTGGCGAAACTCCCCTACAACCAACGAGTGGGCTAACGCTCCTCGCCCACCGGGCTACTCCTGCCTGGAATCCTTTGTCGTGCGAGCTTCTAGCTCCCT
Coding sequences within:
- a CDS encoding MBL fold metallo-hydrolase, with the protein product MLFRQLFDPETSTYTYLIADRTTREAILVDPVIEQVDRDEQLLTELGLTLRYCLETHIHADHITGTGTLRDRTGCSGVAPRKSGIICADVPCDHGDRFTIGDITVTAIATPGHTNCDMSYLINDTHLLTGDSLFIRGCGRTDFQSGDAGQLYDSITQHLFTLPDHVLVYPGHDYRGQTVSTIGEEKQHNPRLAGQSRDQFITLMSGLDLPNPKKIMEAVPANQHCGQVA
- a CDS encoding rhodanese-like domain-containing protein produces the protein MTTINTQLEAIAPTTLQQWLAEDRVTLVDVREPSEHAGEKIAGSHLVPLSRFEPAQLPHEAGKPVVLYCQTGNRSTEAARHLILAGYESVIHLDGGITAWKQAGHPTQVNKNAPISIMRQVQMIAGSLVLTGTLLGAFVSPWFLILSGFVGAGLTFAGLSGTCAMAMLLAKLPYNQRVG